Genomic segment of Heliangelus exortis chromosome 7, bHelExo1.hap1, whole genome shotgun sequence:
CACGAGTGTGTCAGCCTGGGGTCCCATGGGTTTTGTTAGGAGTGATCCCCCACCACAGACAGGTCTCATCCAACTCCATGATACGTCCAGGAGGCCTAGGAAGAAGGCAAaaggttttcattttgctgctgatCACCTGCTCCCATTGCCTGAGCAAGAGAAACTTTGGGCAGGGACACTCTTCCATCTcccaggaggctgaggaggatGTGGGGCAGGCAGTGGGTCTGACAGCCCCTGCTCCAtgctgcagggagaggcagtCAGTCAGTTTTGGGGAAGCTGAAGCCCTGGTACCTCAGGGGCTGAGCCTGTTTCAGTGGGATTGTGCAAACACAAACTCTGGTGTTTCTCTGAGTGACAAACTTGTTTCAAACCTCCTGGGTGCACTTTGCACTCTGGTTCTGGTGACCTCACGCTGGCTCCCTTGGCAGTGTTTAAAGTCCAGGGGAGAGAGGTTCTCACCTGCCTCCTACACACAACAGCTCCTTCCCACTCCTGCACATCTGCCTGGACAAGGGCTTTGGTGCCTGGATCTGGACCACAGCATGTGGTTGCTTTTTGGGACAGCGGTTCTGTGCCTGACCCTGGGCTTAGGGCAATGCACCGAGGAAACAAAGGAGAACACCATCCACCAAACTCCCCAGGCAGAGGCATCCTACTCAGACTGGGGCATTGGGGCCATCCGGGACAGCTTTGAAACTGTTAACAGCTACTTTGACTCCGTTTTGGAActgtttgggggaaaaaatggcgTTTGTCAGTACAGGTGTCGCTACGGTAAGTGAACTTCACTCCTGCTggctcctttccctgccctttcccctctttctctctcGTGTGGAAACCTGCAGCACTCTTCATCCCCGAGACCACAACTACCCATGACCTGACCCCCTACACTGTTCAGCAGGGACAAGGCACTGCAGAGTCACAACTCCCCTGATAGTGCCAGCAAAGGGACACTGAACCCTCATCTTTCAGCCCACTGAGAGCAGCCTGATCTTGCAGCCACCATGCTGTGTGCAAGGGAACAAGAGTAGGGGACACAGGTTTTCCAGGAAGGGCATACAGGCTGCCCAGCTGCCTGGAGAGAAGGACCAGGGTAGGCAGGGAGGCCCcgggggggaggaaaagcagctcctttAGACCTGAATGCAAAGGGGTTTTAGTGTTCCCAGTGTCCCTAATCTCAGCAACCTTCAGAGTGTCATTATTCAGCAGTTGTGAGTTGGCTGATAACGTGGGTTGGAGGAGGGGAGATAACAGGAAGGTAAATGAGTCATGGAGGAACATGTAGTACTCTAGGTGGAAttgggcagctgctgctcacctTGGACTTTCGAGCAATTCACCAAAAAGGATGAGTTTGGTTTGTCCTGGGGGCCAGATGAAGAGGGTGGCATCAAAGGGACAtctgtgtaaatatatatatatatatatatatatatacctatatctgtccctctgctcctgccagctctgctccccaggccCAGTGCTAACAACAAACAGGGAGCAGTAAGCCTGGCACCAGTAAGCCCCATGGACAGACAGGGATCTCAGGCCATCACCTCAGCCCCAGGGCCCCATGGCACTCCTGGCCAGGgctgcttccctgcagcagctgaggactCAGGCCCATGGCTGCTCCGTGAGCATCCTGGGGGGAGGAGACCCCACGCATGGCCCCAGCACACAGGATGAGGCCATTTGGCCATCAGGCAGCTCATCCCCAAGCCCATGGTGTGGCAGCACCACACCATGTGACAAGTTCCCTTTTAGGTGCACAGCATGGTCCAAATTCAGAGCAGAATTAAGAACTTGCCCTTCCTAACACAGGGACTGAAATGCCTGGGAAGTGGGCAGAACGTGGCTGGGACTGCAGCTTACCTGAGGCAGGTTTGGGGAGGCTGATATTCAGAGCTCATTTCAGGGAATCTCAAGACTCACCAAGTCCTGGAGCAGCTGTCGCTCCGGAGCATGTGCCAAGGCTGGGGCTTTCCCTTGTCCTGGCCCTGTGCTTTGGGCAGGGGAAAGAGAATCTCCACACAGCCACAGTGGTGCAAATGCCTGCTGGCTCCCTGAGGGCATCCTGTGCCTTACTGAAGAAGGGCTTCACctataaaggaaaacaaacaccacatTGTTAACCCTGTTCTCATCCTCTGCTGAACAACCCATTAATTACTGGCCAAAGGAGGACACTATTAAAACACTGCTCACACAGCCCCTAGGGTCTTGCTGGACCCTTCTAGAACCATTGGACTATGCTGGTTTCTAGCAGACATGGCAAACTGCAAGTGAGGGGATGAGGTGATGATCCCAACCGAGTGAGACCAGGTGTCTATGCCCAGAAGAACAAACACAAACCATCTTTACCATCTTGCTGCTGAATCAGGGCCTGATTACTTTTTCCCCAGGCACGAAGcaaaaaattatgctttctACTTTCTTTCCTATCAGCCCAGGGACCAATGATAGCTTATTTTGCTGTGATAAAGGTCAGGACTCACCTCTGATTGCTACATCCATCTTCAGCTAAGCACAAAGCACTTGGCTGTCCTGGCTGTAAGACTCCCCTGATTTGTAAGCAGTTACTGAGGCCTGAAAACAATTTGATGGATTACTCCCTCAAATCAGGACATCGTAGCATTTGTTGGCAAACATCTCCTCCTCCTTACAAAATATCTCTGGGCACCTCAGGGAGGGTAAACAGCCTGAACTGGGAGTAAATCCCTTCAGCTGTTTGGTCAGGCAACACTGCAATGTTCTGCCCAGCATTTGGGCCTCAGGGGCTTAAGATGAGGAGGAGCATCCAGGCTGTGGGAATAGAGCCTTCAAAGTCAGGCTCCCTAAGACAGCTCTAAAAGGCTGTGGTAAAACACATCTGCCCACAGCCTGACTGCCTGGGGCAGAGAAATAACAATGGGCCACTCAAAccagcaaggagctgcaggatCATCTATTCACCCATAAATACATTCACTTCCCCCTGCCACTGTACCAGTGCTGCAGTGCCTGAGACCTCCTCCTGTGTTGCCAGAAGCTGTTCTAGCCAGCTGGCTGGTTTATAGTCTCTGAGCATAGCTACAGCAGCCTTGAGATATGAAAATGCATCAGGGAAACTCATTCCCCATCAGGAACCCAACATCCAGGGCTGTGCCAACCAGGCAGTGCCCTGAACTGTatcttcttccaaaaaaaaggGTTTCTCAGCAATGCTGTACTTCTGTACATCAGCATGGTTCTTCAGAGTGCTGCTGGGCAGGCCCTGCTGTGCTCACTGCTGTGTTCTGGTCTCTTCCCCCAAAGATGCCCTGCAGCAAGCAGACAGATTATAACAAGCTCCTGGTGAAACCCATCTGGAAAAACACCCCACCAAACCCACCCACCAAGTCCCCTCCCCATCACAGCCAGGGAAGGCTGAGCAAGCAACAAATGGTGACAGGAGCACTGAGTAGAGCCAGGAACATCCAtgacttctgctttgcttttgttttctggtcAACTAGAAAACAAGATGTGGGAGAGAGGTTAAACTGCAGTGTCTTGGACTTTACCTAGCTAAGAAAGAGTTCACAAAGGTGCACTTTACAAATgattaagcctttttttttttaagagaggagAGGGctagaaaaagcatttcagtggTTTGTTGATCACCACAGCTCTcatgtgagatttttttttcttcagaacaaCTTTCTAAGACATTACAATAGCTATAACTTAAGCTTAATGGAAGGTTTTCTCTGGAAACTCAGTTATTTTCATATCTCCAGACAGTCTCATTCCCTACTCTGActtcccacctcatcccatcaACTGGTGATGTGCTGCAGGAATATAATGTCAGTATTACAAGAGATTAGATTTTCACCCCATCCTGCAAAATCCACTTTGGATTTTGAACTCTGCCTCCAACCTCAGCTCAGGAACATCTGAATTCTGAGTCCCAGTTCTCATCTGATAGAGCAACTCAGCTGTGAATTGCACCAAGTCCTGGGTGCAGCCCTTCTCTCACTATTTAGCTTAGGAGCCTCAGGTTATAGATACAGACCCTATATAGATATAATTCCTTCTCTCTTAAGTTATGTTTTGGTGCAAAGATAATCCTGTAATGATGGTGTGCTGCACCAAGTCACTTGTGCTCTTTTTCTACTGTTAACTCAGCTCTACCTGATCAAAATAACAATGCTTTCTGAACTAGAAAATTAAATCTGGAGCATGAAGCAGATCTATTCAAGAAGAGCCAAAAATGTAGAAACACAACAGTAAATGCTGTACTGAGAAATATCTTCCCACAAAAATGCCATCACTTGGAGGTAATGTCACCCAGAGAGCTTTATCTTGGCGTGCAAACAGCTAAGTCCTTGGTGCATTTCTGTAGGGTTGAAGAAAATTGGCTGCTCACAGCTGGATGGAATTTCAGTTTGTTGTTTACTTGTTGCAAATCtgttgtttaaataaaattgctctggcaatttttaatttagaaggTGCTGAGAACATTCTTACATAAAACCTTTGGAGGCATTTGGCTGAGGCATCTTCTTGGGGATACAGCAGATTTATGGTTCTGTTAACCACTGGGACTGAGATAccctgacagaaaaaaaaagggaagagcaTTTTAAATGATTACCAGGGCTGACAAGAAGAGAACAGtggaaatggaatttaaaagaaCCCAACCCTGCCCCTGAAGGGctaaattattctattttatgCCTACTTTATGATCCATTCTATCCTCTAGCAGTGCTCAGGGAAGCAGAAACTTAACCCTAGAGGTGATGGACCTACAGAAGGCTCAGCTCACACGTTTTTGTTGAAGCATTCACacagtttcatagaatcagagtTGGGAGgaacctctagagatcatctagtctgaaccccctgctaaagcaggatcacGCAGAGCACATTACACACGATTGTTTTAAATGTCTTCAGAAAAGGAGACTCCTCAACCAGTTTGTGAAGTTTTCCCAGAGCAGGGTTCAAATATCCTGTTTTAACACCTCACTCTGCATTTGAAATCTCCCTTTTATAAACCCATCTGGGACAGAAAATTGAACAAGCAGTGAATGTATTAAGGGATGGTACAGAGAAACCCGACTCTGGGAGGGGTGGTCTCCATGAACTCCCCAGGGAAGAACCCTCTCCCACTTTTGCACAGGCTCTTTGCACAGGGGGGGTCAAGGCACAcaagcagcctggcagctcaTCCTTcccctgctggagctgctcaggtTAGATGGAGATGGGGTTGAGGTAGGGATGAGAGCAAGAGTATGACTCAGGGAATAGACAGATCCCCTTTCCACCTGCACACTGTCCCACCCAGAGTGCTCTGTCAGCTGCACACAAAGCCTCAGCATGGGCtgacaggcaggcaggagggtcTGCACTGCTTCAAATCAAAGTAAAGTAAATAGCTACTGAAGCTACTGATAGCTGATTGTCTGCTGGACTCCTTCTACATTGGGTAAATAATTATTCACAGAAGAAATTCTTGCTTCTCTATGCATATTAAGAAGCCTACTAAGATAGGGAGGAGATAAAGGAATaggaaatatttgcaaaacGTGTGCATCACCATGCACAGAGAACAGGGACCAAGATGACCTCCTGCCCAGAGCCACATCAGACATGCAAAACATAGAACAATTTTGAGGAGATCCATACCATACCAACACTCCAGGAATGAACTGAGGATGGGAAGTTTAGCTAAGAATTTATTGGAGAAAGTAAAAAGACAGGTGGGTGATCCCAGCTATGCAGAGCTCTGAAGAAGCATGTATAAAAGCTCCTAGGAGATTTGGAGGCACAGAAGCTCCAGCACAGAAGGATGCtcagcagcaaaaccccagcCTAAGGGACTGGGCTCAGACCAGCTTCAGCATCTGAGAGGCTCTGAGGACCCAGTTCATACacagcagagctccaggagttgtgccagaggagatgCAAGCTAAGCCAGGCTGCAGAACCTTTCTAGGGCTGAGCTGAGAGCAGGACCAGTGCCTCAGCCAGCTCCAGGCTCTATCCTTCACTCCTCTTGCAGGAGAATGAAGTGTCTGGGGATGCAGACCAAAGGGGAGTTGCCTGTCACTCCTTGATTTTTGGTGCTACTCGTGGGAAGATGAGCTTTCTTAACAttgttcctttctttctcaggGAAGGCTCCAATGCCGCGACCTCACTACAAACCCCAAGAACCCAATGGCTGTAGCTCCTATTTTCTGGGGCTCAAGGTACCCGAAAGTGTATGTACTGCCACACTCACCATTCCCACAGGATGCAATTCTTTAATCACAGTAACCAACTAACAACACTGTGGAGGGAGAAATCACTTCTGTGGCATTAGGGGACAAACTGCCTGGCCTGGGACGGCCAGAGGATAAATCTGCCTGATGGTGGCAAGCAAGGAGAATGTGCTGGGCCATGAGAGGGACtcacagcccagctgctggtggcagggaaACAGGAATCGTGTAGAGAGGAGTCACACTTACAACAGACTGCTCTGTTACTCTGGTTCCTTTAGGATATACCAAAAGAGAAAGTTTCTTGAGCAGGTTAGCactagaagaagaaaaggggg
This window contains:
- the PLA2G12B gene encoding group XIIB secretory phospholipase A2-like protein isoform X2, which encodes MWLLFGTAVLCLTLGLGQCTEETKENTIHQTPQAEASYSDWGIGAIRDSFETVNSYFDSVLELFGGKNGVCQYRCRYGKAPMPRPHYKPQEPNGCSSYFLGLKLDLGIPAMTKCCNQLDICYDTCGANKYRCDAKFRWCLHSICSDLKRSLGFVSKVEACESLADTVFNAVWTLGCRPFMNSQRSACICSEEERDEL
- the PLA2G12B gene encoding group XIIB secretory phospholipase A2-like protein isoform X1 — protein: MWLLFGTAVLCLTLGLGQCTEETKENTIHQTPQAEASYSDWGIGAIRDSFETVNSYFDSVLELFGGKNGVCQYRCRYGKAPMPRPHYKPQEPNGCSSYFLGLKVPESLDLGIPAMTKCCNQLDICYDTCGANKYRCDAKFRWCLHSICSDLKRSLGFVSKVEACESLADTVFNAVWTLGCRPFMNSQRSACICSEEERDEL